In Methanofollis aquaemaris, the genomic window AGTGCAAGGTTGATCTCCGAGAAGATGCGCGCACTCGGGGCCGCGGTCGAGGTGCTGGAGCACGCCGTCATGCACGACGACGATGAGTGCGTGGACTGCGGGGCGTGCGTCAGCGTCTGTCCGCAGGAGGTCTTCTCCTTCGACGAGGAGTGGAAACTCACCCTCGACCAGAGCAGGTGTGTCCTCTGCGGGCGGTGCGTGCAGGCCTGCCCGCATGGGGCGTTGACGGTGGAGAAGTAATCTTTATACTTTTTTTGTCGAGACCTCCGGTGCGAGAGGGTGGTGTAGAATTGCTCATGAAGCGAAAGCACGCCTCAAGCATACGGGATGAAAATATTTGATCAGATCTGGATCGATTCCTGACCCTCATCCTTGCGATGGAGGTGCGAATCGAAGTCGAGCATCATGCCGCCCCTCGGCTATCTTCGGTCCGTGGGGGGTCCGGGGGGTGAAACCCCCCGGCGCGAGACGGTGGGGAAGATTCGACAATTGGGGGTGGCACCTCGGATCGACATGCCTTCCGATCCCTCCCTTCACGACAGGGCCGAGGACACGGTCACCACTCATCGCCGCCCTCGCCCCCCGAAGCGAGAGGGCTGAACAAAATCCTCCGGTGGGGGCGGCACATCCGGTCCTGCATTGTCCGATCCTTGCACGGATCGATTGCACGCCGTTCCCCGCGCTTCGATCAGATTTATGATTGAACACGCCGAACACGAACGATCAACAGAAGGCACCGGACATGCCGACACCATTCGAGATCTATCATGACGGCGAGTGGTGGTGTGCCCGCGGCGTGGGGGCGGACATCTTCACCCAGGGCAAAACACTCGACGAACTTATGAAAAATATCAACGAGGCCGCGGCCCTCCACCTTGCGTCCCCAGAATTTTTTGAAGGAGAAGACCCAACCCGCTGATCGAGAGGATTTTTTGATGATCAGAGAGCACTTCGAGTACAAACAGACGATCACGACGGTGCTTGCCGACGAGGAGGCGCACGTCGCCGCGGCGAAGGAGGGGATGCTCCGGGCGCGCGAGGAACTGGAGGGCTTCATCGCCGCCGACCCTTTCTTCGGGGTGACCTTCGAGCCCTATGCTCCCGATGCGGAAAGCCTGACGGTGCGGCGGATGGGCGCCGCCTCCCTGGAAGCGGGCGTCGGGCCGATGGCGGCGGTGGCGGGAACGATCGCCTGGGCCGGGGCCGAGGCGATGCAGGCGGCCGGGGCGAGGTTCGGGGTCGTCGACAACGGCGGCGACATCGCCCTCTTCTCAAACCGCGAGGTGCGGGTCGGGGTCCATGCCGGGGCCTCGCCCTTCTCCGACAGACTTGCCTTCGTCGTCCCGCCGCAGGAGGAGATCCTCGGCATCTGCACCTCGTCGGCGACGGTCGGGCCTTCCATCTCCTTCGGGGTTGCGGACGCCGTCTCGGTCTTCTCCCGCGATGTCTCGCGGGCCGACGCCTGGGCCACCTCGCTCTGCAACACCCTCGCCCCCGGCGACGAGGCGGCCTTCGCCGCGCTCGAAGGCGCGGCGGCGGAGGGGGTGCTGCTGATCATCGGAGAAGAGATCGGCGTCTGGGGGGAGGTGCCCGAGATCGTCGGGGCGACGGTCGACCCTTCCCTCATCACCAGGGGGGAGGCGAGACCTGAAGATCGCCGGTCAACTACCCCGCCCTGAAGGACGGGGCTTGGGGGAGGAGTCCTCTCCTAATTTCATTCGCACGAAGATTGCTCGTATGCGAGCCTTATTCGTACAGGCCGGTTGACGCGGCCCCTACCGATTATCTGTTCAAGAACAGAATCACCGGCTACCTTTCTCATGATGTTGATCGCACCGTTCACGTCTGCGTTCAGCAACATTCCGGTCGAACTCTGGTACAAACCCCTCTTCACCCTCCTGGATTTCCCATACTCCTGGTCCCGGATCTCATCCCCGGCCAGAGCGTCCGTCCGTGAGGTGTACGCCTCGTCCACCAGATGATACTGGATCCCGTAAAACTCGCATTTCGAGGCAAGTTTCTGCTTGAACTTCCCGTACGGGATCTGGACGAAGTTCTGGTTGTTCTTTTTCCCGTGGTTGATGCTCTGCTTGATCCCGGCAAGTTCCCCGATGCAGATGTTTCCAATACGGTTGTCCAAACAATACTGAACGATGTGGTGAACCGCACGGTTCATGAACTCGTTGATCCGGGTACCTCTGGAAACGAGAAGGCGCATCTGACGGTTTGTGAGGGATGTGATCTTCTGGTGATCCTTGATCGACTGGATCTGGGCGTTGGTCTTGTTGTACTGCCGGTTCAGAGATTTCACGTACCTACCACAGATGATCTGCGGAGTCCCGGTAACAGTATCAACGCAGGTTGCAAAATTGTCAAGCCCCAGGTCGATGGCAAGGAATCGAGATGGATCGGGGGTTGGGTCTGGCTCAGGTTTTGTTTCGGTGTACACGTACTTGATCCTGAACGCTCGTCCGTCGTACAGGGGGAGAATGTGAATCTCCTGGACTTTATCTGCGAATGGGAGCAGGTTCTTTGGAAGAGTGAACCTGAGCATTTCATGAGCGTCAGGGTTCTGTTTCTTAAGTTCCTGAGATACGCCAAGTTGGACGATCCCGTCTATGATCGAAAACGCGTTTCGGGGGAAGGCGACGAGGAAGTAGCCGTCTTTATCAAGATACCGAGGAATAGATGGTTTATCTACTCTGCCGTTCTTGTAGAGAGAGAGCAATCCGAAGAAGGAACGCATGTTGCGCTCAACGAACTTGAGAGTTTGTTGAGCGGTTGCAGCTTGCAGGATCTTGTAATTCTCGTTCGTTTTGCAAAGGTGATAGTTCTGCGGATACTTGAGAAATGTACCGTTTTCGAAGAACCATTGGCGGGTAGTGTACAACCCGACGTTGTACAGGTTCTTCGAGCACCTACACAGGTACCGAAGCATCTGGTACTGCCGCTTGGAGCACCGGAGGTGGTTGGTCTGTGCAAGCATAGATAATAATAGAATTATGTAAACATGAGGATGTTGGTTGCGCGAGAGGGAAGAAGGTCAAAAGGGGCGCCGCTCTCATCCCCGGCCTGAAGGCCGGGGTCTTCACGCTCTGCCCCTTTACCCCGCAAGATAAATGTGATCTCGGGGGTCTCGGGGGAAGCGCCCCTCGGTGCGTAGGCGGGGGAAGGCGTGATGATCCGACGTGCCGCCCTCAATTGCAGAATCTCCCCGGCCATCTCGCGCCGGGGGGCCGTGCCCCCCTCATCACGCGAGGTGCTCGTAGACGTAATCGACCGCCCGCTCCCGCGCTCCCTTCCCGGTGAAGCGTTCGTAGGTCTTCTCCCCGTCGGTGACCTCCACCGCCGCTCCGTCTTTGCCGACCAGAAAGATCAGTTCGAAGACATCGGCCTCGTCGAAGAAGACGCCTTTGAGAGTTTCCGAGGCCGGGGTGAGCATCAGCCGCTCGGCCTGGAGTTCGCCGCCCGGTTCTTCCCTGAAAAAATAGAGGTATGTCTGGTAGGCGTTGAGGAGGTCTGAGGTGAGGATTTCGAATCTCAGGTCTTCGGAGAGGTCGTCGAGGAGACGGACAAGTCGTTCGTCGTCTTCGTCGGCCTTTTCGAGGAGTCGGTCGGCGATCTCTGCAAGTTCCTGGTAATCGGTCATACCTTCTCTCCTCGTCTCTTCAGGATAAAGTATATTGTGGCACCACGCACAAAATACGGTGTGAAAACCGAAGAATTCGACTGGATGGTCTACCACATAATCGCCTGGGGCCAGGCCGCGACCATCCCCGCCCTCGTCGAGCACGTCGGCGGGGACAGGGCGGCCGTCGAGGAGTCGGTCGGCCGACTCGTCTCCTATTTGCTCATCGAACGGGACGGCGAGACGGTGCGGGCGCTTTCGGTTGAAGAATCGATTCTGAAATGTCAGTTGAAAAATACCGCCGGCATCCCGCTTGAGATCGAGAACGGCGTGATTAAGATACCGGATTTTGCACGGAGCGGTGACAAACAATGAGAAAAGTATGCATCCTCAGGCTCGGTCACCGGCCTGAACGTGACCACCGGGTCACCACCCATGTCGGACTCACCGCGCGCGCCCTCGGCGCCGATGGGATGTACCTTGTGGGCGAAGACCCGGTGATCGTCGGGTCGGTCAGAGATGTCGTCGAACGCTGGGGTGGAGAGTTCTTCATCGAGGACAAGGTGAAGTGGAAGCATTGCATCAGGCAGTGGAAGGAACGGGGCGGGATCGTCGCCCACCTCACGATGTACGGCCTTGAACTCGGCGAGGTCGTCGCCGAGATGCGGGAGCGGACCGAAGACCTGCTCATCATCGTCGGGGCCGAGAAGGTGCCGGGCGATGTCTACGGGATGGTCGACTACAATGTCTCGGTAACCAACCAGCCTCATTCCGAGATATCGAGCCTTGCCATCCTCTTGGACCGCCTCTTCATGGGTCAGGAGATGGGGAAGAAGTTCGAAGGAGCAAAGATCCGCGTCGAGCCCTGCGAGGTCGGCAAGCGGGTGATCGAGCTGTGAAGCGGGTGCTCGTGGTCGGCTTCGCCACCAGGCATGTGGTCGGGTCGGCGCGGCGGGCCGGGTACGAGGTCTATGCCGTCGACCATTTCTGCGACCAGGATCTCTGTCAGGATGCGGAGCGGCACCTGAAGTTCGAGGAACTCGACGAGATCCCCGACTTGGTCTCCGAGATCTGCAATGGGCACACGGTCGACTGGCTGGTGACCACTTCGGGGGCCGAGGAACTCTCGGTCCCGATCCCGCATGCCGGTCCTTCGGCCGAGTGCTCGGCGAGGTTTCTGGACAAACTCGAGATCCAGCATTTCTTCGAAAAGAACGGGATACCGACTCCTGCTCTCGTTGACGGACGGTTCCCGGCGATGGTCAAGCCCCGGCACGGTGCCGGGGGGTGGCGAAACCGGGTGGTCAGGTCTGCGGAAGAACTGCGGGCCTGGGAGGAGGAGTGGCCCGATGTCCCGGCGATCACCCAGGAGGTGGTCGGGGGTGTCCCGGCCAGCGTCTCCTGTGTCTGCGACGGGAAGCGGGCCGTGGCGCTGGCAGTCAACGAGCAACTGCTCAGGGGCGGGGACGGCGACCGGGCATACGGGTTCTCGGGCTCAGTCACCCCCTTCGTCCACCCGCTCGCAGGCCGGATGATGGGGATCGCCGAGGAGGCGGTGGCCAGGAGCGGGTGCGTCGGGTCGGTCGGTGTGGACTTTGTCGTCGGGGCCGACGACCTCCGGGCGATCGAGATCAACCCCCGTTTCCAGGGCACCCTCGACACGGTCGAGGCCTCGATCGGGGAGAGTGTCTTCCGGCACCACCTCGACGCCTGCACCGGCCGTCTTCCCGCGGCCAGGCCCGCGCCCTGCCAGGTGGCGGCGAGGGGGATCCTCTTCGCCGACCGCGACCTCGTGGTGAAAAGAGATCTCTCTCCCCTCTCCTCCTGCATCGCCGATATCCCGTGGCCGGGCACTGAGGTGGAGGAAGGGAGTGCGGTGGTCAGCGTCTACGGCTCCGGGCCTGACCGGGCCGCCGCCCTTGCATCGCTGGATAGAAATATAACACGCGTCCGTCAATATATGTCCTGATGGTTGGCATTGGCGATATGCTGGGGGATCCGGCGGTCCGGGCCTATCTTCTCCGCCTGATCGAGGCGGAGGGGCTCGAACTCCTGGAGAAGTTCCCGCCTGAGGGCGAGTACTCGGACGAGGAACTCGCGGAGAAGACCGGGATCAACCTCAACACGGTCAGGCACACGCTCTATACGCTTTACGAGAGGCGGCTTGCCGAATACCGGCGGATCAAGAACCCGGAGACCGGATGGCTCACCTATCTCTGGACGCTCCGGTCCGACAGGTTCTATCCCGTCATAGGCCAGGATCTCGAACGGATCCTCGATATTTTGCAGAAGCGCGAAAGATACGAGGAAGAGAACGATTTTTACATCTGCGACGAGTGCGGGATCTTCACGTTCAACGATGTCTCAGACACCAATTTCACCTGTCCGGCCTGCGGGGGTGCGGTGAAGCACTTTGACAACGAGATGTTGCTTGTCGCCCTGAAGCACCGGATCGAGGAGATCCGATCGACGATCGGGAATGCATGAGGAGATTCTGAGAAAGGCGGGCTGCGACGAGGGGGTCGTCGCCCATTGCAGGGCGGTGACCGCTGCCGCGCGGGAATACGCGGGGTCGTCTGCGGTCGACCGCGATCTTCTCCTTGCCGGGGGGATGCTCCATGACCTGGGGCGGTCGAAGACTCATGCCCTCGGACACGCAGAGGCGGGTGCCGATCTGGCGCGCGCGCTCGGTCTCCCCGACGAGGTGGTCAGGATCATCAGGCGGCATATCGGTGCCGGGTTGACTCCGGAGGAGTGCGCGCTCCTCGGTCTTCTGCCTGCGGACGCGGTGCCGCAGAGGCTCGAAGAGCGGGTGGTCGCCCATGCCGACAACCTCACGAAGGGGACCAGGCATATCACTCTGGAGGAGCGGATGGACCGTTCGGTCGTTCTCGGACGGAAGGCGGCGGTCCGGGTCTTCAGGCTGGGTCTCGATCTCGAACCTCTGAGGCATCTGCCCGGTGGCATGTCAATGCCGGAAGGTCGCCGCGAGAACGTACCCGGACGATAGAACTCTCTGGCCGTGGAAAATTATTGGTGAGTCAAGAACACAGGGTCGCCAATAGAATGGAGTTGAATGATAGCAATTTTTTTGGCCGTGGATACATCCTCTGTGCCGGTGTGCGGGGATGGAGCGGCGATCCTGTTCAGTCGCGAGATCAAGGGCGCCTCCGGATCCGGGATGTGAGCGATGACCGGGTACTAGATCATCAGTTTTTGCACCTGCGGGAGGGCCCGCAGTTCTTCGATAACGCCGAGAGGGAGGGGTTCGTCGAGGATGATGACCAGTCTGGGCGACTCGGCGAAGTAGGGGTCGGTCACGAAGATCTGTCTGATCGCAAGGTCGTGTTCGGATAGTATTCTGACCGCGGCGCCGACGATCCCTTTCTCGTGGGCGTCGGTCGGGAGGATGGTGATGACGGTGAGGCCGAGGGCCTCGGCGACCTTTGAGAGGTCGGGGGTCGCCCGCATGGAGGAGAAGACTTTGCTGGTCCAGTCCATGCTCTGGATGCGGCGCGCCGTGGCGTCGACGACCCGCCGGTCGGTCCCGATGGTGCGTGCGATATGGGTGGCCGGGATCTCGATGTCATTACAGGTGATGCGCCCTTTTTCCGAGACGCCAAAGCCGTTTTCAAGTAAAAATTTCACGACTCTGGCCTGTGCAGGCGAATCGGCAAATTCCTGCATGAGTGTTTCCCACATATTCACCAGAGATTACACGCATGCACTTTATTATCCTTGGGGTCCGGGGCGGTCTGCGCTTGCCACCGGATCCAGGGCAGTTCTCCGGTTTTTCGGATCGTCCCGGAGAAAGGGGGGGCTGGATGGGCCATGATTGAGCGATAGATTCAATTACTTTGAGATCCTTCTTTATAGGGTAACAGGCGAGGGTTGCCGAGCCAGGTCAAAGGCGCAAGGTTGAGGGCCTTGTCACGCAGGTGTTCGAGCGTTCGAATCGCTCCCCTCGCACTCACTTTTTACAATGTCTCCGGTATGAGCCCGAGCGTTCTTTTCCTCTCTATCCCGGCCCCGCAGGTATAACTGCGTGCAGGAACAACCAGTATATTCATCTCTGAACATCATGACCCGCGAAAATCTCCTTCCTATCCTGTATGGGCTGACGTCGGCGCTGCTCTTTGGTGTCACGGCGCCGTTCTCGAAATTGCTGCTCGAGGGGGTGGGGCCGATCACGATGGCGTCGCTGCTCTTTCTGGGAAGCGGGACGGGTCTGTTTCTTTATCTTCTCGGGGGATCGTTCCTCGGGCACGGGCGTGACGGGGTCGAGGCATCTCTCGCGCCGGCCGATCTCCCGTGGCTCGCGGGGGTCGTCCTCTTCGGCGGGGTGCTCGCCCCGGTTACTCTGATGATCAGTCTGGCCCAGACGTCGGCGGCCACGGCGTCCCTCCTCCTCAACTTCGAGGCGGTGGCCACGACGGTGATCGCGGTGCTCTGGTATCGGGAGCCGGTGGGGGGACGGATGTGGGGCGCGCTCACTCTGATCACGTTCTCGTGTGTCATCCTCTCGTACGTGCCCGACCAGCCGTTCGGTCTCTCGGTGGGGGCGCTCGGGATCATCCTGACCTGCACGTTCTGGGGGATGGACAACAACTTCAGCAAGCAGATCTCGGCGAAGGATCCGATTCCGATCGTGATGATCAAGGGGTTCGGGGCCGGTGCGGTCACCTTCGTCATCGCCCGTCTCTTCGGCGAGGCGATGCCAGACCCGGCCACCTGTCTTGCGGCGATGGCGATCGGGTTCCTGGGCTACGGCGGGATGATGAGCGTCTTTTTCATGATGGCGCTGCGCGGGATCGGGTCGGCGCGGACGAGTGCGCTGGTCTCGACCTCGCCGTTCTTCGGGGTCTTCGTCTCGTTCCTCCTCTTCACCGAGGAGCCGAGGCCGGCTTTCTTCGTCTCCCTGCTGGTGATGGCCCTCGGTGCGTGGCTCCTCATCTCGGAGAGGCATGCCCACGCGCACCGGCACGAGCCGATGGCCCACGAGCACCGGCACCGGCACGACGATCTCCATCACGATGGTCACGATCACCCGCCCGGCACCCCGCCGCTCGATGCGAAGGGTTACCACTCTCACTGCCATGATCACCCGGAGATGGTCCACGACCACCCGCACTCGCCAGACCTCCATCACCGGCACGCCCACAACTGAACGAGCGCAAGGTTGATGCGGCCTGCGACGTATGAGGGACTATGCGAGTGGCCGTGGCAGGCGCGGGTGTGGCCGGGAGTTATCTTGCATTCCGGCTTCTGGATGCGGGGTATGCGGTGGATCTCTATGATCTCCCGGCACAGACGGCATGCGGGACGGCGCCGTGCGCCTGGATGGCGACGCGGGACTTCTCCGCCGTGCTGGAGGCCGAGGGGTTCGAGCCTGAGAAATACGTGACCGCACGTTTCGATGTCTTCCTCCTCCAGGGGCAGCGGGTGGGGGCCGACCTGATGACCATCGACAAACCGGCCCTCGTCGCCGACCTGCGGGGCGGGGCGGAGGTGCGGACCGGTCCGCTTGACCCGGCAGGATACGACCGGGTCATCGATGCCACGGGGACGGCGCGGGCCTGCCTGCCGCCGATCGCCGCAGACGATCTCTGCCGGTGCGTGCAGTTCAGGGTGCGGGACGGGAGCGGGGAGGCTCTCCCCGCGGTGCGCTATGTCCGCGGGGGGTATGCCTGGTCGTTCCCGCTCGGCGGCGGCGAGCGGCATGTCGGGTGCCTCAGTCACCTCGCCGACCCGGTCGGGCTCGTCGGGAAGACGGGGTTCCTGGACGGCGAGCGGCTCTGCGGGTGCAGGGGCAGGTTGCGGGTCACCTCGCCGTACGGGGCGCTGCCGTTCGTCTCAGGAAACGTATGGGGGGTGGGCGAGGCGATCGGGTGCGTCTATCCCCTCGTCGGCGACGGGATCGTCCCCGCCCTGGTCTCGGCCCGTCTCCTCCTCGATCATTTCGACGATCCCGCGGGCTACACGCAGGCGGTCCTCGACGCCTTCCCCGCGATGCAGCAGGAGCGCACCGTCCTGGAACGGATGAAGGACGGCCGCCGCCCCTCGCCCGCGTGGCTCGCCGAGGTCGACACCTCCCGCCTCGGCATCAGGGTGGGCGTGGCCTCGGCCGCGGGTCTCCTTCTCAAGATGTTGGCGAGGTGAGGGGGAATTTTTTGGAGAATCCGGCTGTGTTGGGCCGGGCATGAAGCGAGAGCACATCTCAAGCATGCCGCATGAGAATCTCATGTCGCAGTCCTCCGGGTGTGGAAGGATCGATCCTCGATCTTTCTCCTTGTGACCGTGGAGCGAACGGAAATCGAGCATCGTGCCGCCCCCGCCTATCCTCTGTCCGTGGGGCGCTGCCCCCCGGCGCGAGATTGCGGTGAGGGGTCTGCAATGAGGGCGGCCCGTCGGATCATCGCGCCTTCCCACACCATACGCGCCGGGGTCGCCGCCTCCGGGTCTCAGGGATTGCGATGGGGTGGGGGTCGGCCCCGGATTCACATTTCGAAAGAAGAGTTCAAAAGATTTCTCAGAAAAGTTCTCTGACCTCGATCTCCTCGGCGCTGACGCCGTCCACCTTCAGCATGACGGCGTGGTAGAGGTTGACGTTGCGCATGCACTCCCGGAACTCACCGTCGTACCATTCGTTGAGGGATTCCCGGTACATCATCATCTTGGTCTTCATGGTGCTGTCTTCGCGTTTGGCCGAGGGGGATATAGATGTTCTGAATTCGATCTGTGGGATTATTGACGATCTTTCGTGATAATTCGCGCGGGACGGGGGGGGATGGGGGGGTGCAACTCCCGGCCCGCCGCCGCACGGGGGCGGTGGCGGTGAACGGGACGGCGGGTCCGGTGAGCGCGCGATTTTTCCTATTCCCGCGGTTCGGCCGACCGTTTGCCGCCCGGCGTCGGGCTTCACCTGCGTGAAGAGAGCGCCGGGCCATGACGCCGCGGAGGTTTTTCTTTCAGCAGACCCCCCGGTTTTTCAGCACTTTTCAGCACATATCAGCAGGTGCTGTCATTCAACGGGCGGCGGGATGCACCCTGATCAGGATTTTTTCCATCGTCCGCCGGATCACGGGATCGTTATCAACATTTCGGGTTTCGCGCACACGCCCCCACCCGGACACCGGGGAACCGGTGATGCCGTGCGGGTGGGCGATCTGCTGTACTTTACTCTGGAGAGAGAGATCTATCTCTCTCTCTGTATTCGTACCGTGAAATCCAACGCCTTTCCTGGCTCTTTGATCTGTTCAGCAACTGCTGAAGATCTGCTGAAAATCTGCTGAAATGCTGAACACGTCATCGACTCCAGGACCGGGATCATCGCACTGCACCCATGGAAGGATGCCCCTCCGGGGTTATAAGATCGAGCGACGCGGGGCGAATGTGAAGTCGTGCCCCGGAATAAAACCGAAACCTGGCTCTGTTGAATCGGACCCCCGCGATGGCGATGGGGCGGGGGACGGCGGGGGACGGCAGACCGGGGAGAGTACGATCATACATTCTCCCGACCGTTTGCCGTCCCGCTCCCAATCTTCATGCTGAGGGGTTCAGGGGCCGAAGGCCCCTTGAAGCCCGTAGAAGGCGCGAGACTTCGGTACAACATTCTGGATCACTCTCTCTCGCCGGGGGCTTTGCGCACCCGCCCCCCCGCGATGGCGATGGACGGGGGACGGCAGAGCGGCAGACCGGGGAGAGTACGATCCTACCATTCTCTCGGCCGTTTCCCGTCCCCCTCCCTATCTTCATGACGAGGGGTTCAGGGGCCGAAGGCCCCCT contains:
- a CDS encoding 4Fe-4S binding protein; amino-acid sequence: MKLLVSFSRKKVSEPIIARVVRDTGVLINVERARIEPSEGKVLIDVPDESARLISEKMRALGAAVEVLEHAVMHDDDECVDCGACVSVCPQEVFSFDEEWKLTLDQSRCVLCGRCVQACPHGALTVEK
- a CDS encoding type II toxin-antitoxin system HicB family antitoxin; translation: MPTPFEIYHDGEWWCARGVGADIFTQGKTLDELMKNINEAAALHLASPEFFEGEDPTR
- a CDS encoding UPF0280 family protein, producing MIREHFEYKQTITTVLADEEAHVAAAKEGMLRAREELEGFIAADPFFGVTFEPYAPDAESLTVRRMGAASLEAGVGPMAAVAGTIAWAGAEAMQAAGARFGVVDNGGDIALFSNREVRVGVHAGASPFSDRLAFVVPPQEEILGICTSSATVGPSISFGVADAVSVFSRDVSRADAWATSLCNTLAPGDEAAFAALEGAAAEGVLLIIGEEIGVWGEVPEIVGATVDPSLITRGEARPEDRRSTTPP
- a CDS encoding RNA-guided endonuclease InsQ/TnpB family protein, with amino-acid sequence MLAQTNHLRCSKRQYQMLRYLCRCSKNLYNVGLYTTRQWFFENGTFLKYPQNYHLCKTNENYKILQAATAQQTLKFVERNMRSFFGLLSLYKNGRVDKPSIPRYLDKDGYFLVAFPRNAFSIIDGIVQLGVSQELKKQNPDAHEMLRFTLPKNLLPFADKVQEIHILPLYDGRAFRIKYVYTETKPEPDPTPDPSRFLAIDLGLDNFATCVDTVTGTPQIICGRYVKSLNRQYNKTNAQIQSIKDHQKITSLTNRQMRLLVSRGTRINEFMNRAVHHIVQYCLDNRIGNICIGELAGIKQSINHGKKNNQNFVQIPYGKFKQKLASKCEFYGIQYHLVDEAYTSRTDALAGDEIRDQEYGKSRRVKRGLYQSSTGMLLNADVNGAINIMRKVAGDSVLEQIIGRGRVNRPVRIRLAYEQSSCE
- a CDS encoding MarR family transcriptional regulator codes for the protein MKTEEFDWMVYHIIAWGQAATIPALVEHVGGDRAAVEESVGRLVSYLLIERDGETVRALSVEESILKCQLKNTAGIPLEIENGVIKIPDFARSGDKQ
- a CDS encoding tRNA (cytidine(56)-2'-O)-methyltransferase, which translates into the protein MRKVCILRLGHRPERDHRVTTHVGLTARALGADGMYLVGEDPVIVGSVRDVVERWGGEFFIEDKVKWKHCIRQWKERGGIVAHLTMYGLELGEVVAEMRERTEDLLIIVGAEKVPGDVYGMVDYNVSVTNQPHSEISSLAILLDRLFMGQEMGKKFEGAKIRVEPCEVGKRVIEL
- a CDS encoding ATP-grasp domain-containing protein, producing MKRVLVVGFATRHVVGSARRAGYEVYAVDHFCDQDLCQDAERHLKFEELDEIPDLVSEICNGHTVDWLVTTSGAEELSVPIPHAGPSAECSARFLDKLEIQHFFEKNGIPTPALVDGRFPAMVKPRHGAGGWRNRVVRSAEELRAWEEEWPDVPAITQEVVGGVPASVSCVCDGKRAVALAVNEQLLRGGDGDRAYGFSGSVTPFVHPLAGRMMGIAEEAVARSGCVGSVGVDFVVGADDLRAIEINPRFQGTLDTVEASIGESVFRHHLDACTGRLPAARPAPCQVAARGILFADRDLVVKRDLSPLSSCIADIPWPGTEVEEGSAVVSVYGSGPDRAAALASLDRNITRVRQYMS
- a CDS encoding transcription factor; the encoded protein is MVGIGDMLGDPAVRAYLLRLIEAEGLELLEKFPPEGEYSDEELAEKTGINLNTVRHTLYTLYERRLAEYRRIKNPETGWLTYLWTLRSDRFYPVIGQDLERILDILQKRERYEEENDFYICDECGIFTFNDVSDTNFTCPACGGAVKHFDNEMLLVALKHRIEEIRSTIGNA
- a CDS encoding HDIG domain-containing metalloprotein, which translates into the protein MHEEILRKAGCDEGVVAHCRAVTAAAREYAGSSAVDRDLLLAGGMLHDLGRSKTHALGHAEAGADLARALGLPDEVVRIIRRHIGAGLTPEECALLGLLPADAVPQRLEERVVAHADNLTKGTRHITLEERMDRSVVLGRKAAVRVFRLGLDLEPLRHLPGGMSMPEGRRENVPGR
- a CDS encoding regulator of amino acid metabolism, contains ACT domain protein encodes the protein MWETLMQEFADSPAQARVVKFLLENGFGVSEKGRITCNDIEIPATHIARTIGTDRRVVDATARRIQSMDWTSKVFSSMRATPDLSKVAEALGLTVITILPTDAHEKGIVGAAVRILSEHDLAIRQIFVTDPYFAESPRLVIILDEPLPLGVIEELRALPQVQKLMI
- a CDS encoding DMT family transporter → MTRENLLPILYGLTSALLFGVTAPFSKLLLEGVGPITMASLLFLGSGTGLFLYLLGGSFLGHGRDGVEASLAPADLPWLAGVVLFGGVLAPVTLMISLAQTSAATASLLLNFEAVATTVIAVLWYREPVGGRMWGALTLITFSCVILSYVPDQPFGLSVGALGIILTCTFWGMDNNFSKQISAKDPIPIVMIKGFGAGAVTFVIARLFGEAMPDPATCLAAMAIGFLGYGGMMSVFFMMALRGIGSARTSALVSTSPFFGVFVSFLLFTEEPRPAFFVSLLVMALGAWLLISERHAHAHRHEPMAHEHRHRHDDLHHDGHDHPPGTPPLDAKGYHSHCHDHPEMVHDHPHSPDLHHRHAHN
- a CDS encoding NAD(P)/FAD-dependent oxidoreductase; protein product: MAVAGAGVAGSYLAFRLLDAGYAVDLYDLPAQTACGTAPCAWMATRDFSAVLEAEGFEPEKYVTARFDVFLLQGQRVGADLMTIDKPALVADLRGGAEVRTGPLDPAGYDRVIDATGTARACLPPIAADDLCRCVQFRVRDGSGEALPAVRYVRGGYAWSFPLGGGERHVGCLSHLADPVGLVGKTGFLDGERLCGCRGRLRVTSPYGALPFVSGNVWGVGEAIGCVYPLVGDGIVPALVSARLLLDHFDDPAGYTQAVLDAFPAMQQERTVLERMKDGRRPSPAWLAEVDTSRLGIRVGVASAAGLLLKMLAR